Proteins encoded within one genomic window of Papaver somniferum cultivar HN1 unplaced genomic scaffold, ASM357369v1 unplaced-scaffold_102, whole genome shotgun sequence:
- the LOC113327512 gene encoding phospholipase A2-alpha-like, whose amino-acid sequence MAAYKSCHLSLKFVLLISSFVLYFSCPSVYALNVGVQTTGTGVSLMKECSRKCESEFCSVPPFLRYGKYCGLLYSGCPGERPCDGLDACCMKHDVCIQLKNNDYLSEECSQTFLNCMKNFKDSGGRTFKGNKCDVGEVVDIISLVIDAALLAGKVLHKP is encoded by the exons ATGGCTGCTTATAAAAGTTGTCATCTGTCACTCAAGTTTGTTCTCCTCATCTCATCCTTTGTTCTATACTTTTCATGTCCCTCAGTTTATGCTCTTAATGTTGGGGTTCAAACTACTGGTACTGGTGTTTCACTG ATGAAAGAATGCAGCAGAAAATGTGAATCAGAATTCTGTTCAG TACCTCCATTTCTAAGATATGGCAAGTACTGCGGACTACTATACAGTGGATGTCCGGGGGAGAGACCATGCGACGGACTCGACGCTTGTTGTATGAAACACGATGTTTGCATCCAATTGAAGAACA ATGATTATCTAAGTGAAGAATGCAGCCAAACATTCTTAAACTGCATGAAGAATTTCAAGGACAGTGGAGGCCGTACTTTCAAGGGAAACAAATGTGATGTTGGAGAGGTTGTTGATATAATCTCTCTTGTTATTGACGCGGCTTTGTTGGCCGGAAAAGTTCTTCATAAACCATAG
- the LOC113327522 gene encoding mannan endo-1,4-beta-mannosidase 5-like encodes MSKFSRVVFFFFFFILVICQVPEAARLVPSPRVSGFVTTQGTQFLLNGSPFLFNGFNSYWMMHVAADPTERYKISNVFRDASAAGLTVCRTWAFSDGSNQALDLQISPGVYDERVFEALDFVISEASKYGIRLIMSLVNNYNDYGGRPQYAQWGKSAGVQISSDDDFYTNPVLKEYYKNHVKKVLTRFNTITKVTYKDDPTIMAWELMNEPRCQADTSGKTVQGWVQEMATYTKSIDNKHLLEIGMEGFYGDSMPEKKQNNPGYQVGTDFISNNLIQEIDFATIHAYPDIWLSGQNDYAQLGFVQKWMSSHWEDSRTILRKPLVFSEFGKSSKDPGYTLSARDEYMNAVYDSIDNLARSGGTIGGGLVWQIVAEGMESFYDGYEIVLSQNPSTAGLISGQSQKMRALSHTMSTKH; translated from the exons ATGTCTAAGTTTTCTAGagtcgttttctttttcttcttcttcattcttgtaATTTGCCAAGTTCCTGAAGCTGCTAGATTAGTTCCTAGTCCTCGTGTTTCAGGTTTTGTTACAACACAAGGTACTCAATTTTTGCTCAATGGGTCTCCATTTCTGTTTAATGGATTCAACTCATACTGGATGATGCACGTAGCGGCTGATCCAACTGAACGATACAAAATTTCTAACGTGTTCCGTGATGCTTCTGCCGCTGGCTTAACTGTGTGTCGAACATGGGCTTTTAGTGACGGTAGCAATCAAGCTCTTGATCTCCAAATATCACCTGGTGTGTACGATGAACGTGTGTTTGAGGCACTTGATTTTGTCATTTCGGAAGCAAGCAAATACGGAATTCGTTTAATTATGAGTCTCGTAAACAATTACAATGACTATGGAGGAAGACCGCAGTACGCGCAGTGGGGTAAAAGCGCGGGCGTACAGATATCTAGCGATGATGATTTCTACACAAATCCTGTTTTGAAGGAATACTATAAAAACCATGTCAAG AAAGTTCTAACACGGTTCAACACCATAACTAAAGTCACTTATAAGGATGACCCAACTATAATGGCATGGGAGCTCATGAACGAACCTCGTTGCCAAGCTGATACCTCTGGCAAAACAGTACAGGGGTGGGTTCAAGAGATGGCTACATATACAAAATCCATTGACAACAAACACTTGCTCGAGATCGGAATGGAAGGATTCTATGGAGATTCAATGCCAGagaagaagcaaaataatcctgGTTACCAAGTTGGAACAGATTTCATTTCAAACAATCTTATCCAAGAAATCGACTTCGCCACCATACATGCATATCCTGATATTTG GTTATCCGGCCAAAACGACTATGCACAATTAGGTTTTGTACAAAAGTGGATGTCTAGTCATTGGGAAGATTCAAGGACGATACTGAGAAAGCCATTGGTTTTTTCCGAATTTGGCAAATCGAGTAAAGATCCAGGATACACGTTAAGCGCGAGAGATGAGTACATGAACGCAGTTTACGACAGCATTGATAACTTAGCGCGAAGTGGAGGAACCATAGGAGGTGGTTTAGTCTGGCAAATAGTAGCAGAAGGAATGGAATCTTTTTACGATGGCTATGAGATTGTTCTATCGCAAAACCCTTCCACGGCCGGGCTTATTTCAGGGCAATCTCAGAAGATGAGAGCACTTAGTCATACGATGAGTACGAAACATTAA
- the LOC113327510 gene encoding succinate dehydrogenase subunit 6, mitochondrial-like, with translation MAAEGTGNFWEVCKEFVGERFSFLDNHKKFIDAKENGITWTDSDVESFIAIDPVHGPVVENARKAAKVAAIGSAVGALHLGGTAFKYSKSPHGTVLALGLGAVVGYTVGKEAASHYYQLYRADTMASQVKFLEWVSTKSEGRS, from the exons ATGGCAGCAGAAGGAACTGGAAATTTCTGGGAAGTATGCAAAGAATTCGTGGGTGAAAGATTTAGCTTCCTTGATAACCACAAGAAGTTTATTGATGCTAAAGAGAATGGAATCACATGGACTGATTCTGATGTTGAATCTTTCATTGCTATTGATCCTGTCCATGGACCTGTT GTGGAGAATGCTAGGAAAGCAGCCAAGGTAGCTGCAATAGGAAGTGCTGTTGGAGCACTTCATTTGGGTGGAACTGCCTTTAAATATTCGAAGAGTCCTCATG GTACCGTCTTGGCTTTGGGTTTAGGAGCTGTGGTTGGTTATACAGTTGGAAAAGAAGCTGCATCCCATTATTATCAACTCTATCGGGCGGATACTATGGCTTCTCAGGTCAAGTTTCTAGAGTGGGTGAGCACCAAATCCGAGGGCCGATCATGA